One Spirochaetota bacterium genomic window, ACAGCAATTATAGTAAATATAATCTGGGGGATATTAGTGCTGAGTATTCTTAGTAATTATATGGCAAAAGAACAGGGTGACAAAAGATGGAAGGTAATTGCGGAACATATTATTATTGCACTCTTGGTTATTGCACTAACTCATCATGTAGGTGATTGGGTAGCGCGAACATTCATATAGGAACTTGAGTAAATCTAAAATTTGTTAATTGCATATTGACAAGAAATGACCACAGAAACTTCTATATCATATCGGTAATGCAGAGAATCAATAAGGATTAAATAAATTATGAATATTGAGAATTCTATTAAACTATACAATGAAGCTGTCAACCTAATGCCAGGTGGAGTCAACTCGCCAGTTAGAGCCTTTAGGTCTGTTGGAGGTAATCCCATATTCATAAAAAAGGGGATAGGATCACATATAGTTGATGAGGATGATAATGAGTATATAGATTACTGTATGTCGTGGGGCCCTCTTATATTGGGCCATTCTGACAGGGATGTTATGGATTCAATACTGGTTGCCCTAAATAATGGCACCAGCTTTGGGACCCCCAACCGATATGAGGTTGAGATTGCAGAGATGGTAATAGATCGATATCCGTCTATCGAAAAGATAAGGTTTGTAAACTCTGGTACAGAGGCAACCATGAGCGCTATTAGGCTTGCAAGAGGATATACTGGAAAGGAGAAGTTTATCAAGTTTGATGGATGCTATCATGGTCATGCGGATCACCTGCTGGTTGCTGGAGGTTCTGGTCTTGCCACCTTTGGAATCCCAGATTCATCAGGGGTTACCAAAAACAATGTCAAGGATACAATCATACTTCCATACAACGATATCGATATGCTTCATGACGTTATGAAAAGGGAGAGCGATAATATAGCCGCAATAATCATGGAGCCTGTCCCGTGTAATTATGGGCTTATTCCTCCAAAAGAGAACTATCTAAAAGAAGTAAGGGATCTCTGTAATAAATACGCGATTCTGTTAATCTTTGACGAGGTTATAAATGGCTTTCGTCTGTCCAGAGGTGGGGCCCAGGAATA contains:
- the hemL gene encoding glutamate-1-semialdehyde 2,1-aminomutase, which translates into the protein MNIENSIKLYNEAVNLMPGGVNSPVRAFRSVGGNPIFIKKGIGSHIVDEDDNEYIDYCMSWGPLILGHSDRDVMDSILVALNNGTSFGTPNRYEVEIAEMVIDRYPSIEKIRFVNSGTEATMSAIRLARGYTGKEKFIKFDGCYHGHADHLLVAGGSGLATFGIPDSSGVTKNNVKDTIILPYNDIDMLHDVMKRESDNIAAIIMEPVPCNYGLIPPKENYLKEVRDLCNKYAILLIFDEVINGFRLSRGGAQEYFDIKADITTLGKIIGGGLPVGAYGASREIMANVAPEGPVYQAGTLSGNPLAMAAGIATLDKLEKTNAYKLLNDKSQSFKRLLEPALNKFAGRVIFLQIESIFAIYFTKRMDISSVSEVKESNMDLFAKFHREMLNRRVYISPSGYEVGFLSTSHTDEDLERTAEAISESLEAIL